The window cccattagccacCCCCGTAGTATTTAGCTATTTGCCTTGCTCATCCAAGGCTGTGGTGGTACGGCAAAAAGCCCACGGGCACCGTCCGATCCTATCAGCCTTCCGTTTCCACTCGATATCGAAGGCCCTACAAACCATGGGCCAAGCGTGGAGCAGGTACCATTGCCCACTAGTGGTCTACTAGTGCAGATCATGTGCCATGACTAAATAGAACAGTGCGATTTATTTCAGCTGGGAGACAAAAgctgggaattttttttatttttaattttttttattaaaagttttacaaaaataattttccattttaaaaattgacggaagtagtcgcctaccgccctctgggagggcgatttttaaaaatcgccatcccagagggcggcgaaaatgacgtggcagacggccgttcgctctcgggcgatgGCCGTCAAcaaaatttgcaggcggcccccttgccgccctccgctaaggcgattttgtactgtgcggggggccgcctgcaaatgggcggcgagggggcatggaattttgcaggcggcccccttgccgccctggggagggcgatttttgcctcccccctataaagcccagtcccccctctctgaaatttcattatattcactcaaaatccaaaaaaaaaacgaaagagagagaggggagggcagcagaaggggagcggcgaagccctgctggttcgctcacttcatcacaggtttgctcccatacatcttttgcatttgtactaatatgttatgtttgagtatatatgttgcgttttagttttagttccatatattttagcatatctgtagcacacagcacatatgtgtagatccagagcatagaatataatagtatgaattgagacatagacagtagtgttaattgtaagatgtagtttagtttgatctggagaatgtaacctacttttagaaggaggtcagggtcgtccatcagaaatttcacacagtggattgagaatgagcctaaggagaagtggtctctattgttcgacaccgatggatctcggtatggcataatgacaaccaatttggcagaggtgtacaactgggtaatgcgaggagttcgggtacttccattggttgctattgttgaattcatccttcacggcacgcaagcgtactttagggatcgatacaagaaaattggtccgtccatggccgataacaacatagtgtttggcaacgtagtgacaaagtacatggaagataaaatcaaaaaggcacggagacatagagttgttgctcaaggcacacaagtgcatcggtatgaaataatgtgtgttgataggagcaggcgtggtatctatcgcaagcaagccgtgcaggaatgtgtcttgaaggcggatggtggatgtacctgcagttgtatgaagccgaagcttcatcaccttccttgctcacacgttcttgctgctgccggtgattgtggcatatcttccaatgtgtacgtctcaaattatttcaggaaagaagcaatctttcatacatggagtgaggagatatatgggttcgggatctcaggatcttacacaacgctgagtgcccaagttttttacattccagacccatctaagttaagggtgaaaaagggtcgacgccaaactagacgcatcagaaatgatatggatgagtcagaagcaggtgggaggactttacgctgcagcaagtgtgatctgcgcggccatacttacaagaaatgcccgaagaatgcagaagttccaagcggcgcagatgctagtccatctggacaggcaagtgatggtaggcgaccacctggtgaaggaacaacaagcaggcgcgcaaggccaaggcgtcgtcgcgcagcaggcgattccatggtgtaacaatgctatcgatttaggaaataaaatgatgttgtgatgtgatgagtgttcggactaaatacttctatcgtgtaatttcaattgaatgttgttgtaatgagtacctccgactattgttgtactagtagtattgcgaactattcggtgttgtatcataatgttatcgtgatgagtgttcggactaagtactcatatcgtgtaactgcagttattgttgtaatcagaaatattccgtatggtgacacttttatttgtttgtactcttgtttaatatgtgttagtaattcgcttatgaacatttattacttatgttgaactaattatttatatgtttctgatcaatctatttgatgcaggtatggcgtacgacacaccggcgctgttgaaccgtgggattgacaggaaccaccgctcgttcctgtcagcagtcgagggtgcacagctcggcaccttccgtccacgcacgtcgcgcgagtggttgcgtgtcgacccccgtcacgttccttggtacgcgtatgttcacatttcaactcaactttgctttgtgttgtacttatgtttgaagtttgctctatacaggttgcgtgcggcaggccttctaccactttgtaggcttgttgaggcggcggcggacgaccgtgacccagcgaagcggtgggatgcagaccggtcactccttaccgctctggtagaccgctggagacctgagacgcacacgttccaccttccctgtggggagatagctccgacactgcagcacgtgtcgtacctgctcgggctaccgctggcgggagcaccagttggtcccgtggacggtgtttttgggtggaaggaggatatcactgcgcgcttcgagcaggtgatgcgccttccacacctaggaccggccaacacccttcctccgtactctacagtcgggcctagcaaggcttggttgctccagttcactgtaagtaaataagttgttattatcatacatgcttatttgcgatcaacagagtgttttgtactaacatttcattcttaattgtaggcggaccttctgcaccctgacgctgatgataactcggtccgacgctcccttgaggcgtacctgttgtggttgttcgggtgggtgatgttcactagcacccacgggcacgctgtggacttccggctggtccactacgcacggtcgatcgcggatgctcagccacaggacgtgccgcagtggagctggggttctgccgtgctagcagccacgtaccgtgccctctgtgaggcgtgcacgaagactgacgcgggagcgatcatcgctggctgccctatgttgcttcagctttggacagccgagaggtttgccataggtcgaccagtggtggacagcgcaccatacggggttggtcgcagcgcgcagtggccagaggacggtcccacgatggggacttactggtgtcgacgtggggttagtgcaacttcgctgcgttataagtttatcagtcgtcttcttttttttcttcacataacatgtctaattccgatcatgtttattgcagcgtcgttacgctcacgtccaggtgagacgaggttacccggacttcgtgttcgagtttgaccgtctccagccgagcgacgtcatctgggagccgtacacagaagaggccgtcgctgcgagagcaccgctaggactttcgtcgttgtgcacacgcgaccaggcttactggctcaccatcctgccgatggtgttcgacattttcgttgagcctcactgcccgcagcatgtgatgagacagttcggacttaggcaggtgtttccgggcaacgtgcagccgaccgtcctccctgccgaccactcgtgagttcggattgttcatttctaaatttttatgataattacttcatcgagccatataatttacctctcttcacaggttgactcgacggggacagctagcaggcgcactttgggctccacgtgtacagcagtacgttgacgactgggtgttagctacagaggaggtgatcaacgagctcttcccacacacggaggagaactaccgtgactaccttcgctggtaccttcctcgcactcatgcgcgtgtgaccttcactccagacgccccagagccgcacgttgccgctgtgacggacgcgtatcccacgcaccgtgaccgagactacttcgtgggggtacgtcgaatttgtattagttcttacaattatttcatttatcttgcataatataggacaactactgaattttttatttccatcttgcataggctgatgccgcacgggatatcagtgccgatatcaccgcagtccaagtgaggttgaacagaggtttgcacttgactgacgttgagcagagggtgaccttcgaccggatgcaggagaagatgcgtgcggtcatgcgcgtcttctcctgtcgcagcgccgtggacgtcgtacctccagctggtccggtacaaccacggcctcgtgcgcctaccgtcggagcaggacctcgacctacggtacctgtttcgcacggtactgctcagcccagaggtttcttaagttttgtttctgtttttgtacgaaaacatcaccccgtcgtaacttgatgttccatcctcgcaggacctcgtttgccttcgagcgcccctagcttcggagcagtgcgacctacagcaccggtttcgcacggtacagttcagcccagagattagttcatttttgtttcagcttttgcacgaatatgtcaccatgttttaacggcacgtttcctcatcgcaggacctcgtctgccttcgagcgcgttcacaggcacgaccggcgcttccgcgagctccgcaggggcgttcgccacctcttcctctcacggagcgtcgatccctcgcccacacggtactttactttttattaatactattaaatacctgtatgaaactgatggtccttgttcagtaggatttgcagccgggatcttcgatactggggcctcttcgtctcacgccggtaggactggtcctactagccagttctacgacgacgacttgcacggtgcacaccaccacgacgtactaggcttctctcagcttggaggagctccagaggcacactctcaggagcagccagaggtcacacctgtacaggcaggacgggttggccgtgccgtacccccggaccgactcacgtactcccaggggcacattagggcgcagggtaggagggacaggggtaagaggcctcgtcagtagtgttctacctcttcagtccttatgtgaccgtttcttttggcttacaaacttgtaaagcagtactacttttgctattactactgcagtactacttgtgtttgtctcgtctacatagttcttttcattcatatcgtgctagaacaacttatgctcacgacaacacactttcggcgcttcacggtagtgtcagatccagtagcgcgcacagtccacaacagtacacatgaaaagcggcagctcgagttgtcactatcaactttcggcgctgcctgttgacataaagtgaatcacgcccacgcgtgatcgtcttgtcacatctaatgaataatgtatctcattgagttcacatatattgcagtgaaaacgacgctatataattgacaatctgaaggcaacctcttcatatcttcttccccactagcacacaacacacgaaaatggaagcgccattccttgagcgtctcaactagcgaagcgatccttttgctggttggtttccaccatggtgtgaccgtcctttgtgcgattgtggggatggatgcatactcaagtcttccctcatgatacaaactcggggcaggagattcttccaatgcgcgaactttgatcagatatgcttcatctattcgaagttcaaatggataaaaaaaactaacttcttcgtacacaattgtaacatcttacgcagacatatcgtccaatgtgcaacttcatcgAGTGGGTAGACATGGAGAACCCACAAAACGACGGAACCCGTGCTTACCCACGTAGTGAAACAAGATCGGACTACCTAAGGCGGAAGGATGAGCATGAACGTCGAATTGCTGCTGAGGCTTTAGAATGGCACGTAAATCCCCTAGGACTCCCCACGTGGCGTGAGCGTCCGGAGTGTCGTTGTGGTGACCGTTGTCAGGTCATAAGGTCCGTAAGGCACCGAACTCGAGGACAAAGGTGTTTCGTGTGTCCAAACATTGTCGACGATGATTCCGTGGTAATTATAACTATTCTTTTCATCACTCCTCAGTACTATCATTAACTTAACTATCCCAAAATGGATGTACATAGGAAGATGTAAGGAAATGTCAATTCGTACAATAGATTGACACAGTCAGAGTTACTTCAAGTGGCGGGCCGATAACGCAACCTGAACCGACCAtacagttcattcatgcttggatggagtacgaacgtcgggtggaaattgcaagcttagactggaggaacaatccattagggttacctaaatggtccgagcgtccaaagtgtgggtgtagagatcgctggcaggtggctacatcctttgctgaacaaacatttcgaaggagatattttgtctgccccaatgtagacaacgatttcgttgtatgtctaaccatttacaaaatccgctatgatttgcacaaaattactacccaaactgaataacattactatttttacagggcaatccaaggatgggtggatttactcgatggatcgacaatgtcactccatcatatcatggccagaagataacagagtcagaaacacaagtagagtatcaacgattgaaggaccacgagaatgcaatgcattctgaccgacctagaaggggccgataggttaccgcatgcttgattcgtcgggatcgacaaatttgtaccgtgtatcgatggcacttcttatctatcttatcattacaatgtttaattatgatggtgattttttgtatgcgtaagactaagggcctatttggattgctaccaaaaacatgccctaccaatattttggtaatttgaatagtacttgtgtttgatttcgattaaaacctattcattggtaatacgtaatctagatttgagattatgtagaacattcttcactacaattttacattttggcagcaaaccaaatatgatcaaatacaattttaccttaccaaatatttggtagtgccaaaacttgcttatattttggcactaacaaaatatttgtacggtaacattccaaataggccctaaaaaataataaaattgtattttacctgtcttggagattttaatcttgtatagttttcaatataaaaagatttgataactatttatatttatacaaaaatataaagcacagtataaaatcgccctcccccagggcggcaagggggccgcctgcaaaattccaggccccccgccgcccatttgcaggcggccctccgcacagtacaaaatcgccctagcggagggcggcaagggggccgcctgcaaatttcgttgaaggccgtcgcccgagagcgaacggccgtctgccacgtcactttcgccgccctctgggatggcgatttttaaaaatcgccctcccagagggcggtaggcgaccacttctgtcaattttcaaaatgaaaaattatttttgtaaaacttttaataaaaaaaataaaaataaaaaaaattccaaatgcTGGTACGGTATAAACACCAGCGTCACACGCTAACTCGCTTTACAGGCCAGAACTTTAAATCAGAAAGGAACCGCTTGatgattgcattttttttttcttgagagagagagagagagagagagaggatgattgCAAGGTCAGCACAGCAAGGAAAGACTGGCCAGGAAAACTCAACTGGTAGAACTTTCCGTTGGGAAGAAAATTTTGCATCTCTTTCTAGCTTCATCCTGCATTCCTTCCACTGATGGCAAACAAgtactccatcccaaaataacaACGGAGTAAAGAATCCTGAGTTCTTCAACCCTCCGTGCTAATCCTACCAGTTTATAATAACAGGCAGCCAACCATGTCCAGCAACAAAATATATACTGCAACTCAGATATAAGGACGTTGTCCCATGTGCCTGAATGGAGGGCGTACCGCTAAAATTGCTAGCTATATAATCAAAACATGCATCAAAAGAATTTCTCCAGTGCTCCCTTGATACGAGTAACACATACTTGAATGGAGATTTCGAGATCAAACACCAAACTGGAACTAGTGATCCGAACTAAGCACATTTTAATCTCAGCATATGTTCATCATGGCAGATCTGTGATAAAACTGATAACACCAGAACTCTTCTATGCTATATTACTGCATGGACTAAATGTACAGAATATGTGAGGTTATGTTTTACTGTCATCTACTTCTGTCAGGCGTTCATGAGAAAGGATAGGCTTAATTTGTATTTGTGTCAAGTTAAACACCACGAAACTGTTGCTCTTTTTTCGGTGAGAAGCCAAGAACTACATCTGGAAACTGCGTGCATGCATTTCTTGCAGCAAAAATACATTAGTATACGACAGAATCCATTGTTGTGTTACAAAGAACAGAGAGATGCCCTGCCGTATCCATAGTTGTGTTAAAAGAAACAGCTAAGCATCCAATTGGCCTCAAAGAAAGTACTGAAGAAGCTCATGGACAAATAAGATGTACCTATAGATCAATGGGGCTCCAATTCCCTCAAATGCCGGGCCCTAGAAAATGAAATCATAAATACTGTATTCGAAGTGTTCACACTACTATTAGGAATCATGCCATGAAGTCTTAAGTCTTAACCAATATGCAAAACAAATTTAGCATCAGGCTCAAATGAAATGCTTTACCATTTTGAAGAATGGTCTATGCCAAGACCATTGCAGGTAAGTATCATACCCTTAAACCTTGTAAGGTACTCCTAAAAGCGAGGGAAAGACAGCAAGAAAAATCAACACAAAGCGTGTAGAAGAGGAATATGGAAGGCCAATTATAGAAGACACCTTACACGCAAAGTATATCGATTTAACTCATAACATCCGGAAAGGTCGTATTCAAGGCGCTTAGCTGGATCACTTAGAACTGAAAAAACGGAacataaaaaaaagtgaatCAGGCAATGACGATAACATTTATCTCTAGGAAGTACATCCATATTGAGATCCCAAATTTATCTCTAGGAAGTAAATGAGGATAATAAGATCATCTGTGCCTACATAATGGAGAGTGGAAAATACCTGTGTAGGCTTCATTGATCTCCTGAAATTTAGCTGTGACATCATTATCCCCCTTATGCTTGTCTGGATGCCACATCTGTGGATGAATTATCAGTTACAGTGTGTTAATGTATTATTATTTGCGTACCCCGAAAGAAGTCCAATAACAGCATACCAAAGCTAATCTTCTATAACTCAATTTGATGGTGTCATCGGATGCATCGTAATCAACCTCCAGAACTTTGTAATAGTCCTGCTATTCCAAATGAATATAATGAATAAGacgtattaaaaaaaagtgtacCTGTGCAAGAAATAGTATAATTGATTATGGACACTTTTCAGAATATGAATGGCACGGTAGTCCACGTCACGAGTACATAGGCGGTAAAGTGAGTTTATTTTGGATTAGCATGACTTATTAAGATTAAGTGCCCAAATGATAGCTCACAGCGCAGGTGAGTTGCATATTAACAGAGTTGTAAAAACCATATAATAACACATATTGAGTTCATACCATAGCGAAGCATACAAGTGGCAATATACAGGCTTGAATTGCCTAGCAACCCCGATGTCTTGTAAATAAAGATACACTAAATCGCATGCTGAGTAATAAGTTGTTTGGTTGTTTTGCACCCTTTAACCACCCACAAGGCCACACTCTATTAATAGATGTTTTATGCTTGAATAATAATTCCTTCACTTCGTCAGTAGATAACATTTGCTGTGAAGAATAGTACAGACAAAGCAACGCATCTGCCAAGAAAGTAGAACCTAGTTTGTGCAATTCACAGCATTTGTCTTAGATGAATAAAGGACATCAAGGTAAGGAAATTGGTTTAAGCAAAAACAAACATCAGCAATGCATTGATCAGCATTTTCCAAATGGCTGCAAAAGTTCAGGTTAAAAAAGAAACAGCTAACAGGACTCCTATAATATTGTAGGGTGGTGTTCGACAAGGAGACCTGACGGGCCGTTACAATACAATGGTGCCACAGATTGAACCTAAACACCAGTCTTCGTCTCAAACCCTCAGTGAGAGGGTTGTACTAAAAGGCTCAATTCACCGATTACAGACCATAGGTTAAATGTCGATCCTGTGCTGCTGCATTAATCAAGAACCTAGAAACATTTGCGCGAGGAAGATGAACCTAAATCCACCATACGGAATTCGGCCACTCGGCACAGTTGACCATGACTAAATCTGGCCACCAGCCAAACAATCATATGCTGTCCACTAGCGAGACCGCGGGCAAAGCAATACCACAGTAGCTCCAGTACTATTTGTAGCCATCAATCACAGTATCAAAATGCcccaggagaaaaaaaaggtttggTCCAGAACCAACCAACAAATTATTGGGAAGGCCTATCCACCTTTTTCCTGGCCACAGTGAACGAAGATACAAGTCATCGGCCACTCCAATAATAGAAAACAACTGGTTCGCGCAGCCGCAGCACAGCTCTCTTATCCTTCTATACAAGCGGCACGACCAAAACCAAATCCAGCCATAGACTGACGAACTGAAGCTCAAAcactcgatctctctctctcgcgcgcgcgcgggaataATACAACCGGAATCGCGGGGGGACGCGTACCTTGTGGGGAGGCTTCTCGCTTGCTCCGTCCATGCAGCGTAACAATTCATCACCCCCAGCTGATCCTCTCTTCTCGTCGTCGCCTGTTTCCCTTCCTCGTGTCCGCCGCGCGCGTTGGCGGCGGCCCGGCTCCCCGGGCTTGGCTTGGGGGAtccgggaggaggaagacgaggggcGAATCGATcggaggcgagggcgaggcCGAGCGAGAGGCCGCCGGAGTGGGTGGGATCGGAGCCGGAAGGAGTTCCTTGTCCTCTCCTCCCTTTACTTTATTTCCTATGCTTTTCTATTCCCCTGAATTTTTTTGCAACTTTGGTGATGGATAATAGGGGGAGGAGATGACGTGTATCCGACCCGGACACCTGTCCTTTCGTGTCATTGGGAGCGCCCGCTCGTCTCGCGGCGTCACCCCCGTGACCGGAAAGAGTGTGGGGCTCCGATGCAATGGGCCTGGTCCACAGGGAATTATTCATGGGCCGTTCTGGCCTACTGCAAATCTGCAATCTGCAGTATATGCTGCTAGTAATTGGCAACCAGGCCCATGAAAACATGCAAGAAGGAATTAGCTCAACACTGTATTTGCTCGGTTTACTTCTGATCCGAGGGAGTAGGGCATTTTCAGATCGTAGCAAAATAACcttattaaattttagcaagatggtattattgccaaaatttttgcaggattttttatatatttaac of the Oryza sativa Japonica Group chromosome 2, ASM3414082v1 genome contains:
- the LOC4330387 gene encoding uncharacterized protein gives rise to the protein MDGASEKPPHKDYYKVLEVDYDASDDTIKLSYRRLALMWHPDKHKGDNDVTAKFQEINEAYTVLSDPAKRLEYDLSGCYELNRYTLREYLTRFKGMILTCNGLGIDHSSKWARHLRELEPH